The following nucleotide sequence is from Elusimicrobiota bacterium.
TGGTGATTACCCACGATCGGCGGTTTCTGGAATCCGTGTGCAACCGGGTGATTGAACTAAACAAGCGCTACGCGGATGGCCATTTCAGTAGCGTTGGGAATTACAGTGATTTCATTGAAAGCCGTGAAGCACTTTTTGACGCCCAGGCGGCCCAGGAAGACTCGGCACGAAACATTGTGCGACGAGAAGTGGCCTGGCTGCGGAAAGGGCCAAAGGCACGGACCACGAAACAGAAAGCCCGAATCGATCGTGCTGGGGAACTCATTGAAGGCTTGAATGAGTTGAAATTCCGAAACGCCCAAGTTCGTTCCGCCGCGATTGATTTCTCCAGCAGTGAACGGCAAACCAAGCGTTTGGCCGAATTCGTTCAGGTGGAAAAGAGCATGGGGAATCGAAAATTGTTCGGGCCCCTGGATCTCTTTTTAAGCCCGGGGGACAAAGTGGGCTTGTTGGGGGGAAATGGGAGCGGAAAAAGCACCCTGCTCAAGGTTTTGGCGGGCCACTTGGAACCCGATGCTGGACAGATCAAACGGGCCGATGGGTTAAAAGTTGTCACGTTTGACCAACACCGGGAACAACTGGATCTTTCTCTCCCGCTTCGGAAAGCGCTTTGTGAGAGTGGCGAACATGTTTATTACAAAGGGAATCCGGTTCATGTGGCCGGATGGGCAGACCGATTCTTGTTTGGGAAAGAACAGCTGGATGTGCCCCTTTCACGGCTCTCTGGGGGAGAACAGGCACGGGTCTTGATCGCACGGCTGATGCTCAAACCCGCGGACATTCTCCTCCTGGATGAACCCACCAACGATTTGGACATCCATTCCCTGGAAGTATTGGAGAATAGTTTGATGGAGTTTTCCGGGGCGCTGGTGTTGGTCACCCACGACCGTTACCTCCTGGATCGAGTCTGTCAACGCATTTTGGCTTTGGACGGCCGGGGGAACGCCAACTTTTTCGCCGATCTGTCCCAATGGGAAGATCTCCGGGGTGACCACGAGGAGCCCCAGGTCGAACCACCACCCCCACCGGCCAAACTGCAGACACCGAAGCTAGGACTGACCCCACAGGAATCCAAAGAACTGAAAAAAATTGAAGGGAAACTCCATGAGACTGAAGAAAAGGGACGAGAGGCGCGGCTGGCCCTGGAGGACCCTTCGATAGCGGACAATGCCGAAGCTTTGATGGAGAGGCAACAACGATTGGCCGATTTGGAAATCGAAACGGAAAGTTTATTCAAACGATGGTCCGAACTTGAAGAACGTAGAAAGATTAATTGAGAATA
It contains:
- a CDS encoding ABC-F family ATP-binding cassette domain-containing protein, with amino-acid sequence MAIQLSCQNLSKTYGARPLFEGLSFGLFEGERTGLIGPNGAGKSTLLKILAGRESPDGGELALRRGLNIRYLAQQDRFEDEENGLTAYEELTQALQGLGLEDYEIMIRVEDGLASSGLDGDQRVDRLSGGWRKRLAILAQVLCEPDLLLLDEPTNHLDLEGVLWLERLMTEVRFSFLVITHDRRFLESVCNRVIELNKRYADGHFSSVGNYSDFIESREALFDAQAAQEDSARNIVRREVAWLRKGPKARTTKQKARIDRAGELIEGLNELKFRNAQVRSAAIDFSSSERQTKRLAEFVQVEKSMGNRKLFGPLDLFLSPGDKVGLLGGNGSGKSTLLKVLAGHLEPDAGQIKRADGLKVVTFDQHREQLDLSLPLRKALCESGEHVYYKGNPVHVAGWADRFLFGKEQLDVPLSRLSGGEQARVLIARLMLKPADILLLDEPTNDLDIHSLEVLENSLMEFSGALVLVTHDRYLLDRVCQRILALDGRGNANFFADLSQWEDLRGDHEEPQVEPPPPPAKLQTPKLGLTPQESKELKKIEGKLHETEEKGREARLALEDPSIADNAEALMERQQRLADLEIETESLFKRWSELEERRKIN